In one Conger conger chromosome 5, fConCon1.1, whole genome shotgun sequence genomic region, the following are encoded:
- the lim2.2 gene encoding lens intrinsic membrane protein 2.2, which yields MLYTLAGGGTLCGVAALVLLIVSTSTDFWMQYRYSGSSANQGLWRFCINHKCHAHTVTVAFWDATRAFMLLSVLSCFAGVLLGLSAFANGTSRRVRTGGIALILSGFLALLALSIYTGVTVNFFGKRFLDWRFSWSYILAWVGIILAFAAGVFQMCAYQKNATEPPPPNIADS from the exons ATGCTGTACACTCTAGCAGGCGGGGGCACACTTTGTGGTGTTGCTGCCCTAGTGCTGCTGATCGTCTCTACATCAACTGATTTCTGGATGCAATATCGCTACTCTGGAagttcagccaatcagggcctCTGGAGGTTTTGCATCAATCACAAGTGCCATGCTCACACTGTCACTGTGG CATTCTGGGATGCAACACGAGCCTTCatgctgctgtctgttctgagcTGCTTTGCTGGGGTACTGCTTGGCCTCAGCGCCTTCGCTAATGGAACCAGCAGACGAGTGAGGACCGGAGGAATTGCACTGATACTGTCtg GGTTCCTTGCTTTGTTAGCTCTGTCCATATATACAGGGGTCACTGTTAATTTTTTTGGCAAGCGATTCCTTGACTGGCGCTTCTCCTGGTCCTACATTTTGGCCTGGGTGGGCATCATCTTGGCCTTTGCTGCTG GGGTGTTCCAGATGTGTGCTTATCAGAAGAATGCCACTGAGCCACCTCCTCCCAACATTGCAGACAGCTAA